In one window of Bemisia tabaci chromosome 4, PGI_BMITA_v3 DNA:
- the LOC109031764 gene encoding uncharacterized protein isoform X3 gives MVSEKPSAPQMLGVGLTLLLVQPQPGSASFWDYIWKPPDQMQRMSDPLDPKHASSPIANNNPNSMDPNHASSLIANNNSNPMDPNRNNQYVTNYNTYNQQPQSSGWSFWSILSAIWNYNLISSLFSGFGLGGYGGYGGYGGYGGYGGYGGYGGGWGMGQPGYAGGGGWGGGGAGPSSGGSASASSARKEKVINPGPGDVWHEPYESAVKTQSKQKSFPLLPFGSRRSFPRFGRRGRRSVGDYQLHAGKQLDEYDIIEPATYNQKFCPSGEGWNAKEQKCLPVTSNGSLKGQDTSRKWHSLR, from the exons ATGGTATCTGAAAAACCATCAGCTCCACAGATGCTAGGTGTTGGGTTAACTCTTCTCCTAGTCCAACCGCAACCTGGAAGTGCTAGCTTTTGGGATTACATATGGAAGCCGCCGGACCAGATGCAAAGAATGAGCGACCCTCTGGATCCAAAACATGCCTCGTCCCCTATTGCCAACAACAACCCAAATTCTATGGATCCCAACCATGCCTCGTCCCTTATTGCCAACAACAACTCAAATCCTATGGATCCCAACCGCAATAATCAATATGTTACAAATTACAATACATACAACCAACAACCTCAATCTTCAGGATGGTCCTTTTGGTCCATCCTCAGCGCCATATGGAACTACAACCTGATATCCTCTCTCTTTAGTGGATTTGGTCTTGGCGGTTACGGCGGCTACGGAGGTTACGGAGGTTACGGAGGTTACGGAGGTTACGGTGGTTACGGAGGCGGTTGGGGTATGGGACAGCCTGGGTACGCAGGTGGCGGAGGATGGGGTGGCGGTGGTGCTGGTCCCTCTTCTGGAGGTTCAGCGTCGGCATCTTCAGCGCGAAAAGAGAAGGTGATAAATCCAGGCCCGGGAGACGTGTGGCATGAGCCTTATGAGTCAGCGGTCAAGACTCAGTCCAAGCAAAAGAGCTTCCCCTTGCTTCCGTTTGGTTCTCGACGATCCTTCCCCCGTTTCGGACGAAGAGGCCGCCGATCGGTTGGTGACTATCAACTTCACGCCGGTAAACAACTCGATGAATACGACATCATTGAGCCCGCAACTTACAATCAGAAGTTCTGCCCATCAGGAGAGGGTTGGAATGCCAAAGAGCAAAAGTGCCTTCCCGTCACCAGCAAT GGAAGTCTCAAAGGACAAGATACCTCACGAAAATGGCACAGTCTGCGATGA
- the LOC109031764 gene encoding uncharacterized protein isoform X2 — MHKEAYLNPRYTDFATLFCKVRGMQYLGLSLAEYFEDDGVWSSKFYESTNARNHRAAKSNQAHPLNQHIAPNHNSPLQPNPHYAPAVPNQEPTYGQIPQTPNLYPPNSQYAPFSSSGQRYPQYPAMAPNPQYPAMAPNPQYPAMAPNPQYSAMAPNSQYPAMAPYPQNPAMAPNPRYPAMAPYPENPAMAPNPQYPAMAPYPQNSAMAPNPQYPAAGYPQYSAIGHPQYVPPAVQPQHVPAPPVNTESAFSRYLRYAAYGMNILGNILQIKHNHRQQKTLSQIEQHHRQLTPHGGMYPMPHHQPALPRTVHHHHEVHVIPHPHGQHVIPRAHETHVITHPNGQHVIPRAHETHVVPHPHGQHVIPRARETHVIPHTHETHILPRAHAYA, encoded by the coding sequence ATGCACAAGGAAGCATATCTCAACCCCAGGTACACTGATTTTgctactttattttgcaaagttCGGGGAATGCAATATTTGGGACTATCTTTGGCAGAGTATTTCGAGGATGACGGGGTTTGGTCATCAAAATTCTATGAATCCACAAATGCCAGGAACCATCGAGCAGCCAAATCAAATCAAGCTCATCCACTGAACCAGCATATCGCACCGAACCATAACTCACCGCTCCAACCGAACCCTCATTATGCACCAGCGGTACCAAACCAAGAGCCAACGTATGGGCAGATCCCACAGACCCCGAATCTATATCCACCTAACTCACAGTATGCACCTTTTTCATCATCAGGGCAACGGTATCCACAGTATCCAGCGATGGCGCCAAACCCACAATACCCAGCGATGGCGCCAAACCCACAATATCCAGCGATGGCACCAAACCCACAATATTCAGCGATGGCGCCAAACTCACAATATCCAGCGATGGCGCCGTACCCGCAAAATCCAGCAATGGCGCCCAATCCACGGTATCCAGCTATGGCACCGTACCCGGAAAATCCAGCAATGGCGCCCAATCCACAGTATCCAGCTATGGCACCGTACCCGCAAAATTCAGCAATGGCGCCCAATCCACAATACCCAGCAGCTGGATATCCACAGTATTCAGCAATAGGACATCCACAGTATGTTCCGCCTGCTGTGCAACCTCAACACGTGCCAGCGCCTCCAGTTAATACGGAGAGTGCTTTCTCTCGGTATCTGAGGTATGCAGCATATGGAATGAATATTTTGGGGAATATTCTTCAAATAAAACACAATCACCGTCAGCAGAAGACTCTCTCTCAAATAGAACAACACCATCGTCAACTTACTCCTCATGGCGGAATGTATCCAATGCCCCATCACCAGCCTGCTCTGCCGCGTACTGTTCATCATCACCACGAAGTGCACGTTATCCCACATCCTCACGGACAACACGTTATCCCGCGTGCTCATGAGACACACGTTATCACACATCCTAATGGACAACATGTTATCCCGCGTGCTCATGAGACACACGTTGTCCCACATCCTCACGGACAACACGTTATCCCGCGTGCTCGCGAGACACACGTTATCCCGCATACTCACGAAACGCATATTCTCCCACGTGCTCACGCCTATGCATAA
- the LOC109031764 gene encoding uncharacterized protein isoform X1 — protein MRGLITKLADEVNSLPNYCSILVRFILPDISRICSHTSCFLLFVFSKCFWFCQLNFNVLGDPYTAKTFETTEAETNNAPRQMHKEAYLNPRYTDFATLFCKVRGMQYLGLSLAEYFEDDGVWSSKFYESTNARNHRAAKSNQAHPLNQHIAPNHNSPLQPNPHYAPAVPNQEPTYGQIPQTPNLYPPNSQYAPFSSSGQRYPQYPAMAPNPQYPAMAPNPQYPAMAPNPQYSAMAPNSQYPAMAPYPQNPAMAPNPRYPAMAPYPENPAMAPNPQYPAMAPYPQNSAMAPNPQYPAAGYPQYSAIGHPQYVPPAVQPQHVPAPPVNTESAFSRYLRYAAYGMNILGNILQIKHNHRQQKTLSQIEQHHRQLTPHGGMYPMPHHQPALPRTVHHHHEVHVIPHPHGQHVIPRAHETHVITHPNGQHVIPRAHETHVVPHPHGQHVIPRARETHVIPHTHETHILPRAHAYA, from the exons ATGAGAGGTTTGATAACCAAGCTGGCCGATGAAGTAAATTCTCTACCGAATTATTGTTCTATCCTTGTTCGTTTTATTTTGCCCGACATCAGTCGTATTTGCAGTCATACCAGTTGTTTCTTATTGTTCGTATTTTCGAAGTGTTTTTGGTTCTGTCAACTGAATTTTAACGTTCTTGGTGATCCTTACACAGCGAAAACGTTTGAAACGACA GAAGCTGAAACAAATAATGCTCCGCGGCAGATGCACAAGGAAGCATATCTCAACCCCAGGTACACTGATTTTgctactttattttgcaaagttCGGGGAATGCAATATTTGGGACTATCTTTGGCAGAGTATTTCGAGGATGACGGGGTTTGGTCATCAAAATTCTATGAATCCACAAATGCCAGGAACCATCGAGCAGCCAAATCAAATCAAGCTCATCCACTGAACCAGCATATCGCACCGAACCATAACTCACCGCTCCAACCGAACCCTCATTATGCACCAGCGGTACCAAACCAAGAGCCAACGTATGGGCAGATCCCACAGACCCCGAATCTATATCCACCTAACTCACAGTATGCACCTTTTTCATCATCAGGGCAACGGTATCCACAGTATCCAGCGATGGCGCCAAACCCACAATACCCAGCGATGGCGCCAAACCCACAATATCCAGCGATGGCACCAAACCCACAATATTCAGCGATGGCGCCAAACTCACAATATCCAGCGATGGCGCCGTACCCGCAAAATCCAGCAATGGCGCCCAATCCACGGTATCCAGCTATGGCACCGTACCCGGAAAATCCAGCAATGGCGCCCAATCCACAGTATCCAGCTATGGCACCGTACCCGCAAAATTCAGCAATGGCGCCCAATCCACAATACCCAGCAGCTGGATATCCACAGTATTCAGCAATAGGACATCCACAGTATGTTCCGCCTGCTGTGCAACCTCAACACGTGCCAGCGCCTCCAGTTAATACGGAGAGTGCTTTCTCTCGGTATCTGAGGTATGCAGCATATGGAATGAATATTTTGGGGAATATTCTTCAAATAAAACACAATCACCGTCAGCAGAAGACTCTCTCTCAAATAGAACAACACCATCGTCAACTTACTCCTCATGGCGGAATGTATCCAATGCCCCATCACCAGCCTGCTCTGCCGCGTACTGTTCATCATCACCACGAAGTGCACGTTATCCCACATCCTCACGGACAACACGTTATCCCGCGTGCTCATGAGACACACGTTATCACACATCCTAATGGACAACATGTTATCCCGCGTGCTCATGAGACACACGTTGTCCCACATCCTCACGGACAACACGTTATCCCGCGTGCTCGCGAGACACACGTTATCCCGCATACTCACGAAACGCATATTCTCCCACGTGCTCACGCCTATGCATAA